The stretch of DNA TCGCGTGGATGATTACCGGTCCGATGTAGCCGCCTCTGAGCGACCGCAGGTCACGTACGGCCTCGAGACACGCCTCGCGCACGCCGGCTCCAGCCTTCATGTACAGCACTACCGAACGCGCCGTGCAGGCGCGGATCGTCATCTCGCCCACGTGCGTGCAACCACAGGCCCCGTAGCGGTTGTCTGCGTACAAGCCGACGCCGATCACCGGTGAATCGCCCAACCTTCCCGGATAGCACTGCGCCCAGCCCGATGTGCTCGTGCCGGCAGCTATGTCACCGTTGCCGTCCAGGCCGAGGAACACGACAGTTCCGCCTGCCGTCTTCTCCCGGCTCGACTCCCAGGCAAGTCTCACGAGTTCCTCTCCGGACAGGTTGCACTCGACCCCCTCCCTTCTATTCCCTCCCCCTTGAGGGGGAGGGAAGGGTGAGGGTGGCGCGCACGACCCACCACCTTCGCGAAACTCAGCAGCAGACGAATGCTCCTTCATCCAGCGCTCGTACCGGGCCCGCGCCTCCTCGGTGAACATCTCGGCCCGCTGCGCCCCGATCTCGCGTGCGAACCGCTCCGCACCCTCGCTCACCAGCATCACGTGCGGAAGTCGCTCCATCACCTCCCTCGCCACCGACACGGCGTGCAGGAAGTACCGCAGGTTGCCGACCGCTCCGGTCCGGCCGGTCGCCCCGTCCATCACCGCCGCATCGCAGCTCACCACACCCAGCAGGTCAGGAGCTCCGCCCCGGCCGACCGAATCGATGCTCGTGTCCGCTTCCACCACGCGGATTCCCGCC from candidate division WOR-3 bacterium encodes:
- a CDS encoding asparaginase, which gives rise to MTILANCEGGVGMKAAREVLERGGSALDAVEAGIRVVEADTSIDSVGRGGAPDLLGVVSCDAAVMDGATGRTGAVGNLRYFLHAVSVAREVMERLPHVMLVSEGAERFAREIGAQRAEMFTEEARARYERWMKEHSSAAEFREGGGSCAPPSPFPPPQGGGNRREGVECNLSGEELVRLAWESSREKTAGGTVVFLGLDGNGDIAAGTSTSGWAQCYPGRLGDSPVIGVGLYADNRYGACGCTHVGEMTIRACTARSVVLYMKAGAGVREACLEAVRDLRSLRGGYIGPVIIHAIDRRGTPCVISTGPVVKGLDYSYWGGAGDVEKRRAELAGPEVKSEEVL